The Sandaracinus amylolyticus genomic interval GGGGGCGCGGATAGCGCGCGAACACGCGATAGAGCTGCTCGATCGCGTCGCGGAGCGCCGGGGTGATCACGTCGCGAGCGTAGCGCTCACGGTCACAGCGTGCGCAGGTACTCGAGGAGCGCATCGAGCTGCTCCTCGCTCATGCGGATGCGCGGCATCACGTCGTCGAACCCCGCGACGACGCGCGTGCCCGGCTGGAGGATCGCCTCGCGCACGTACGGCTCGTCGGTGATCACGAGCTCACCGCTCGTCGTCCGGACCTCGCGCCCGAAGAGGCCGTGGAAGCTCGGGCCCGCGAGGGCTTGCGCGCCTTCTTCACGCGCGTGGCACGCGCTGCAGCCCTTCTGCGAGAAGAGCTGCTCGCCCCACTCGAGCGTGGTGGCGGGCGCGAAGCCGAGGCAGCCCGGCGTGCTCATCCACGCGTCGAAGTCCTCGGGACGCATCACGAGGATCTCGGCGGCCATCGTCGCGTGGCCCTGATTCGGTCCCCATCGCCCGCTCGCACCGCAGAGCTCGGCGCAGAGGATCGGCGTGCGGTACCCGATGCGCCGCGCGTCGGGCACGGAGAGGTCGCCCTCGAGCGGGACGTCGGGGCGCTCGATCGCCTCGAACCACAGCGACGTGAACATCCCGGGCACCGCGTCGCGCTTCACGCGCAGCTCGGGCGCGAAGAACGAGTGGATCACGTCCGACGACGAGAGCACCAAGCGCACCGCGCGCCCCGCTGGGACGTGCAGCTCGTCGTCCTCGACGATGCCGTTCGGATGCTCGAATTCCCACGCCCACCGACGCGCTCGCACGCGGACGACGTACGCGTCGTCGGGCGCGATCGACTGGTCCAGATAGGCCTGGAAGCCCCAGTGGAACATCAGTGCGAACGGGACCACTGGCGCGACCACCCACGCGAGCTCGAGCGCGAGCCACGCGCGCGAGACGCTCGGTGGCGCAGCCGCGACGTCGCGCCGGCGACGGTAGCGCGCCGCGAGCGCGACGAGCCCGACGACCACGACCGCGAGCGCGATCGCCGCAGTGCCGTGGACGAACGCGAAGATGCGGTCGACCTCCGGCGCGAACGTCGAGAGCCCGGGCGGCATCGGGTGCACGTGTTCGGACGCTGGGGTCGCGGAACGAGCGCGACACCTCCGGACTGCCAGCAAGATCGGCGCGCGCGTCGATCTCGGGTCCATCGGAGGAGGTGGAATCGCCGCGCGCGTCGAGCTCGCCTCCGCTGGAGGACGTGCGGGCGTCGCGCGCGTCGACCTCGAGTGCTCCGGAGGAGGTGAGAACGTCGCGCGCGTCGATCTCGGGTGCTCCGGAGGAGGTGGGAACGTCGCGCGCGTCGATCGGGGTGCTCCGGAGGAGGTGGGAACGTCGCGCGCGTCGATCTCGGTCCTCGCGAGGACGTGAATCGTCCACGCGCGACGCAACGCCCGCGCGGACGCTCCGATGAGCTGGGTGCGCGGCGACGAAGGTCCTCGCCGCACCACGAAGGAGACGCCCGTGCCGAGCCCGATCGAGATCGACCTCCGCTCCTATGCCTCGAACATCCGTGTCACCGCCGAGAGCACGATGCCGCTCGCGCGCCGCATCCACAAGGCGCTGCCGGACGACGCGACGCCGGTCCAGACGCGCTACTGCCGCGAGGTCGTCCTCGCGGCGGAGCTGGTGCAGCGGGTGAAGTCGGAGCGGGACCGCCTGGCGCCCGAGAAGCTCCGGCCGATCAAGCTCGCCTTCCAGAACGACTGGGGCGCGCTGCACGACACGCTCGGCGGGATGAGCCGCGTCCGCGTCGGCGATCGCGGCGCCCGCGCGGCCAAGCTGCTCCAGACGCTGTTCACCGACGGGCTCGCGTTCACGCTCCTCGAGGCGGACGAAGCGTGGTCGGAGGCGAAGCGCCGCCTCGATCGCATCGACGCCGAGTCGCTCGAAGACGAGCTCACCGCGGTCGTCGGCGCCGAGGTCCTCGAGGGCGCGAAGCTCGGGACGCGCGAGCTCGCGGAAGCGATCGGCGTCGGCCGCGGCACGCGCGAGCTCGCGAGCCCCAACGGGCTCCAGGCTGCGCTCGCGGAGTTCGGCCGCGCCGTCGGCCAGTACATGCGCTCGCTGCTCGCCGACGTCGACGAGCGTGACCCCGCGACCGTGCACCGGTTCATCAAGGCCGTGGGCGCCGTCGACCTGTACCGCAGCACGCCGACGCGCGCACCGCAGAGCGAGACCCCGCCGCCGCGAGACGGCGCCCCGACGAACGGTGGAGGTGAGACCCCGGCGACGTGATCGCCGCGCGCGACGTCAGGCGGCGGGCGTGCCGCGCTCGCGGCGCGCCCGCGCGACGCGCAGCGTGCCCTCTGCGATCGCCATCAGCCCGACCAGCGCGAAGAGCCAGGGCGCCATCGAGCGACGCACCACCGTGCGGGTCGTGCTCCGCGCGACGCCGTCCTCGCGCGCGCCTTCTTCGTCGTCGCTCGCGAGCGCGCGCGGCGTCAGGTCGCTCTCGGCGTCGGGCGGCGCGATGACGAACGCGGAGCGCGGCGCTTCCTCGCGCGTGCGCTCGTCGGTCGAGACCTGCACGCGCCAGGCCCCGGCCTCGTCGATCGCGTTCAGATCGATCGGCCGCGCGAGCTCCGCCTCGTCGTGCTCGATCAGACGTCCGCTCGGCGCGATCAGCACCAGCTCGGTCGCGCCGGGCGGGGCGCGCAGCTCGGGCGCGTGACCCGGCGCGAACGGGACGTCGGGCATGCTCCCCGGCGGCGCGAGCGCGCGCACCAGGCGCACCGCGAGCGGCAGGAACCCGGGGCGATACGGGAGATCGCTCCACGCGTCGTCGAGCGTGGTGCCGAGGATCGCGACGCGGCGCGCCGGGTCGAGCACCAGCGCCGGCGTTCCGTCGGGCCACGCGAGCAGCACCTCGGCGCCCGCGTGGGGCTCCATCGCGAGCCGCTGCGTCGCGCGCACCGCCTCGAGGCCTGTCGCACCGGCGGGTAGGAGCGCGCTCGGTGCCTCCCCGCGCCTCATCCCGACGACCTCGCCGGTCGTCGCCGCGACGACGCGCGCCGGGAGCACCGACTCGAGGCGCGCCCACGCCCCGGGCTGCACCCGATCGCCCGCCGCGACGAGCAGCCCGCCGCCGCGCGCGACGTGCTCCGTGATCTTCGTCGCGAGCGCGCCTCCGCCGCGCAGCTCGACGTTCGCGAGCACCACGACGTCGACGTCGTCGAGGCTCGTCCCGAGGAACGTGTCGGGGTCGACCGCGCGCTGCACGAACCCACCTTCGGCGCGCGGCGCGAGCGAGAGCGCCTGCGCGAGGAAGCGCACCTCCTCGCCGCCTCCGCCGAGGCGACGCCGGCCGAGCATCTGGGGATCTCCGTCGACCATCAGCACGCGCGGAGCGGACGCCGGACGAAGCAGCACGCCGCGGCGATCGTCCAGCGGCAGCGCGTCGGGCTCGCTCGGCACCAGCGCGACCTCGGCGGTGGGATCGCTGCCGGT includes:
- a CDS encoding cytochrome c oxidase subunit II, whose translation is MPPGLSTFAPEVDRIFAFVHGTAAIALAVVVVGLVALAARYRRRRDVAAAPPSVSRAWLALELAWVVAPVVPFALMFHWGFQAYLDQSIAPDDAYVVRVRARRWAWEFEHPNGIVEDDELHVPAGRAVRLVLSSSDVIHSFFAPELRVKRDAVPGMFTSLWFEAIERPDVPLEGDLSVPDARRIGYRTPILCAELCGASGRWGPNQGHATMAAEILVMRPEDFDAWMSTPGCLGFAPATTLEWGEQLFSQKGCSACHAREEGAQALAGPSFHGLFGREVRTTSGELVITDEPYVREAILQPGTRVVAGFDDVMPRIRMSEEQLDALLEYLRTL
- a CDS encoding vWA domain-containing protein, which produces MGFAAPWALLGLLAVAVPIVAHLLRRRDVPVRALPTIALLRKADVASRRRVRVVDHLLLASRIALVALAALALAAPFASATLAWGDGRQASVAIVIDDSMSMSRTAGRATLVDAAVDRAREVIGALPAESEVVLVLAGDAPRLLAPRTDDLALARSRLDGVRAGGARGTDLAGAVELATRQLAGARHPLRRVLVLSDHAQHASEGEPIAARDVTIENERIGPDEGAPNLALVSALATPDPTTPGQLAIAVEVRSFGGVPAERVPLVVRRGASELARGDVALTERGGRTTLHVDAPTGSDPTAEVALVPSEPDALPLDDRRGVLLRPASAPRVLMVDGDPQMLGRRRLGGGGEEVRFLAQALSLAPRAEGGFVQRAVDPDTFLGTSLDDVDVVVLANVELRGGGALATKITEHVARGGGLLVAAGDRVQPGAWARLESVLPARVVAATTGEVVGMRRGEAPSALLPAGATGLEAVRATQRLAMEPHAGAEVLLAWPDGTPALVLDPARRVAILGTTLDDAWSDLPYRPGFLPLAVRLVRALAPPGSMPDVPFAPGHAPELRAPPGATELVLIAPSGRLIEHDEAELARPIDLNAIDEAGAWRVQVSTDERTREEAPRSAFVIAPPDAESDLTPRALASDDEEGAREDGVARSTTRTVVRRSMAPWLFALVGLMAIAEGTLRVARARRERGTPAA